A single Pseudomonas sp. DC1.2 DNA region contains:
- a CDS encoding amino acid ABC transporter permease, whose amino-acid sequence MTLDYAFILSTLPAFLNAVGVTLQVGLIAIGTSTLVALLNATLLVFRTPYLQRLVGLYVELARNTPLLIQLFFVYFALPALGIKVSGFTAAIITLTFLGGAYLTEVLRAGIEAVPQAQLESGRSIGLSRGQLLRYVILPQAGLLSLPSLFANFIFLLKETTVVSAVAVPEILYTTKSYIALYYKTYEMLTVLTLICVLLFLPLSLLLSRLERRLQHGQFGS is encoded by the coding sequence ATGACTCTCGATTACGCGTTTATCCTCAGCACCCTGCCGGCGTTTCTTAACGCAGTGGGCGTGACGCTGCAGGTCGGGCTGATCGCTATCGGCACTTCAACGCTGGTGGCGCTGCTCAATGCGACACTTCTGGTGTTTCGCACGCCCTACCTGCAACGCCTGGTCGGGCTGTACGTGGAGTTGGCGCGCAACACGCCTCTGCTGATCCAATTATTTTTTGTCTATTTCGCATTGCCGGCCTTGGGCATCAAGGTTTCCGGTTTTACCGCCGCGATCATTACCCTGACCTTCCTCGGGGGTGCCTACCTGACGGAAGTGTTGCGCGCGGGCATAGAGGCCGTACCTCAAGCACAGCTTGAGTCCGGCCGCTCGATTGGCCTGTCACGCGGTCAACTGCTGCGCTACGTGATTCTGCCCCAGGCCGGCCTTCTCAGCCTGCCGTCGCTGTTCGCCAATTTCATTTTCCTACTCAAGGAAACCACCGTGGTGTCGGCGGTGGCGGTGCCGGAAATTCTCTACACCACCAAGAGTTACATCGCGCTCTATTACAAAACCTACGAAATGCTCACCGTGCTGACGCTGATTTGCGTGTTGCTGTTCTTACCGTTGTCGCTGCTGCTCAGCCGCCTGGAAAGGAGGCTCCAGCATGGCCAGTTCGGGTCTTGA
- a CDS encoding amino acid ABC transporter permease: MASSGLELLWVSLPQLGKGAAQTLSISFLSIALSTVGGLLYGVLCTLNSQWLKVLLRVYLELFRAIPVLVWLYLLFFGLPIFFGLSIPSFGCAVLVLSLWGASEVGEVVRGALHSLPRGQREAGLSIGLNSAQLYGYVLLPQALKCMTPPTINVYTRIIKTSSLAVLIGVVDVIKVGQQIIERTYESVLIYGALFLFFFFICYPLSAASRVLERRWTQA, from the coding sequence ATGGCCAGTTCGGGTCTTGAATTGTTGTGGGTGTCGTTGCCGCAATTGGGCAAGGGTGCCGCGCAAACCCTGTCGATTTCCTTCCTGAGCATCGCCTTGAGTACCGTCGGCGGCCTGCTTTACGGCGTGTTATGCACGCTGAATTCGCAGTGGCTGAAGGTGCTTCTGCGGGTGTACCTGGAACTGTTTCGGGCGATTCCGGTGCTGGTCTGGCTTTATCTGCTGTTCTTCGGGTTGCCAATTTTTTTTGGCCTGAGCATTCCGAGTTTCGGCTGCGCGGTGCTGGTGCTGTCGTTGTGGGGCGCCAGCGAGGTCGGCGAAGTGGTACGCGGTGCCTTGCATTCACTGCCGCGCGGTCAGCGAGAGGCCGGGTTGTCGATCGGTTTGAACAGCGCGCAACTCTACGGCTATGTGCTGTTGCCCCAAGCCCTGAAATGCATGACGCCACCGACGATCAACGTGTACACGCGAATCATCAAAACCAGCTCGTTGGCGGTGCTGATCGGTGTGGTGGACGTGATCAAGGTCGGTCAGCAAATCATCGAGCGTACCTACGAATCGGTGCTGATCTACGGCGCACTGTTCCTGTTTTTCTTTTTCATCTGCTACCCGCTGTCGGCCGCCTCGCGCGTGCTAGAGCGGCGCTGGACGCAAGCATGA
- a CDS encoding amino acid ABC transporter ATP-binding protein, producing the protein MSALIEFKGFNKFFGEQQVLNEIDLQVKSGEVIVILGPSGCGKSTLLRCLNGLEVAHSGSLKFAGRELLDKGTDWREVRQQIGMVFQSYHLFPHMTVLDNLLLGPLKVQKRERREAREQAEALLVRVGLSDKRDAFPRQLSGGQQQRIAIVRSLCMNPQVMLFDEVTAALDPEMVKEVLEVIQGLAREGMTLLIVTHEMAFARAVADRIVFMDTGHILEQNPPEIFFTNPQTARAQQFLEKFSYVEALPKKTQTKELELL; encoded by the coding sequence ATGAGCGCATTGATCGAGTTCAAGGGTTTCAACAAGTTTTTCGGCGAACAGCAGGTGCTCAACGAGATCGACCTGCAAGTGAAGTCCGGCGAGGTGATCGTCATCCTCGGCCCCAGCGGCTGCGGCAAAAGTACCTTGCTGCGCTGCCTTAATGGCCTGGAAGTCGCTCACAGCGGTAGTTTGAAGTTTGCCGGCCGCGAGCTGCTGGACAAGGGCACCGACTGGCGCGAGGTGCGCCAGCAGATCGGCATGGTGTTCCAGAGTTATCACCTGTTTCCGCACATGACGGTGCTCGATAACCTGCTGCTCGGCCCGCTCAAAGTGCAAAAACGTGAACGTCGCGAAGCCCGTGAACAGGCCGAAGCCTTGCTGGTGCGCGTGGGCCTTTCGGACAAGCGCGATGCCTTCCCGCGTCAGCTCTCCGGCGGTCAGCAGCAACGCATCGCCATCGTCCGTTCGCTGTGCATGAACCCCCAAGTGATGCTGTTCGACGAAGTCACCGCCGCCCTCGACCCGGAAATGGTCAAGGAAGTGCTGGAAGTGATTCAGGGCCTGGCCCGCGAAGGCATGACGCTGTTGATTGTGACCCACGAAATGGCCTTCGCCCGCGCGGTGGCCGACCGGATTGTGTTCATGGATACCGGGCACATCCTCGAGCAAAACCCTCCCGAGATTTTCTTTACGAACCCGCAAACCGCGCGAGCGCAGCAGTTCCTGGAGAAGTTCTCCTACGTCGAAGCCCTGCCCAAAAAGACTCAAACCAAGGAACTGGAACTGCTATGA
- a CDS encoding transporter substrate-binding domain-containing protein has product MKTATSSRFLLPLFGLALLTGCGPSDTSTKPAATSASAAPAASYLEKIKARDKLIVGVFTDKPPFGFVDEAGRYVGFDTDIGRQFAKDLLGDENKVEFVTVEPASRIPFLQSDKVDLILANMTVTPERKEAVEFTNPNLKVAVQALVPQGSPVKNLDDLASRTTIVTTGTTADIWLTKNHPDWKLLKFEKNSESLQALANGRGDAYAQDNLVLFSWAKQNPGYRVLAQTLGAEAPIAPAVKKGNIELRDWVNTELAKLGEEKYLLKLYDQYVRKELSDDTQPDSVIVEGGKWQG; this is encoded by the coding sequence ATGAAAACTGCCACGTCTTCACGCTTCTTATTGCCGCTGTTCGGCCTTGCACTGCTGACCGGCTGCGGCCCATCGGACACGTCCACCAAACCTGCTGCCACCAGTGCCAGCGCGGCCCCGGCTGCCAGCTACCTGGAGAAAATCAAAGCACGGGACAAACTGATTGTCGGCGTCTTCACCGACAAACCGCCGTTTGGTTTTGTTGATGAAGCGGGACGCTACGTCGGCTTTGATACCGATATTGGCCGTCAATTCGCCAAGGACTTGCTGGGCGATGAAAACAAAGTCGAGTTCGTGACGGTGGAGCCGGCCAGCCGCATTCCGTTCCTGCAAAGTGACAAGGTCGATCTGATCCTGGCCAACATGACCGTCACCCCGGAGCGCAAGGAGGCGGTGGAATTTACTAACCCGAACCTCAAGGTCGCGGTACAGGCGCTGGTTCCGCAGGGCAGCCCGGTAAAAAACCTTGATGACCTGGCGAGCCGCACCACCATCGTCACCACGGGCACCACCGCGGATATCTGGCTGACCAAAAACCACCCGGACTGGAAACTGCTGAAATTCGAGAAAAACTCCGAGTCGCTGCAAGCCCTGGCCAATGGTCGCGGTGATGCTTACGCGCAAGACAATTTGGTGTTGTTCAGTTGGGCCAAGCAAAACCCTGGCTACCGCGTGCTCGCTCAGACCTTGGGCGCTGAAGCACCGATTGCTCCAGCGGTGAAGAAGGGCAACATCGAGCTGCGCGACTGGGTGAACACCGAGTTGGCGAAGCTGGGTGAAGAGAAGTATTTGCTCAAGCTGTACGACCAGTACGTGCGTAAAGAACTGAGCGATGACACCCAGCCTGACAGCGTGATTGTCGAGGGCGGTAAGTGGCAGGGGTGA
- a CDS encoding AAA family ATPase translates to MLNILAVANYRSINKLVIPLGRLNLITGPNGSGKSNLYRALRLLAETAQGGVVNALAREGGLESTFWAGPENISRRMRNGEVAIEASLRKSPVRLRLGFAAQDFSYSIALGLPKPSQSYFSFDPEIKKECIWSGPFYRPASLLVDRDGPMIRAREGHGWEVLTQHTPNFDSLFDQVGNLRSSPEVLQLREFIRRWRFYDHFRSDADAPARQPQLGTRTPVLHHDGRDLAAALQTIREIGDPEALQTAISDAFPGARLNIAPLQGGRFAIEFYQEGLLRPLSAAELSDGTLRYLLLVAALLTPRPPSMMVLNEPETSLHPDLLPALARLIIRASGQCQVWVVSHARRLISTLQEDPECNCIVLEKTLGQTGIVGQRMLDEPAWYWPD, encoded by the coding sequence ATGCTCAACATTCTCGCGGTGGCTAATTACCGCTCGATCAATAAATTGGTGATCCCGCTGGGTCGGTTGAACCTGATCACCGGCCCCAACGGCAGTGGCAAGTCCAACCTCTACCGGGCACTGCGCCTACTGGCGGAAACCGCTCAGGGTGGCGTGGTCAATGCGCTGGCCCGCGAAGGCGGGCTGGAGTCGACTTTCTGGGCCGGCCCGGAAAACATCAGCCGGCGCATGCGCAACGGTGAAGTTGCCATCGAAGCCTCTTTACGCAAGTCTCCGGTGCGCCTGCGACTAGGATTTGCCGCGCAGGACTTCAGTTATTCGATAGCCCTGGGCCTGCCAAAGCCCTCGCAGTCCTATTTCTCTTTCGATCCGGAAATCAAAAAAGAATGCATTTGGTCCGGACCGTTCTACCGCCCAGCGAGCCTGCTGGTGGACCGCGACGGCCCCATGATTCGGGCCCGTGAAGGCCATGGCTGGGAAGTGCTGACCCAACACACGCCAAATTTCGACAGCCTGTTCGATCAAGTGGGCAACTTGCGCAGCTCGCCGGAGGTGTTGCAGCTACGCGAGTTCATCCGCCGCTGGCGTTTCTACGATCACTTTCGCAGCGACGCCGACGCCCCCGCCCGCCAACCCCAACTGGGTACCCGCACGCCGGTGTTGCACCACGACGGTCGCGACCTGGCCGCCGCGTTGCAGACGATCCGTGAAATCGGCGATCCCGAGGCTTTGCAGACAGCCATCAGCGATGCCTTTCCCGGTGCGCGTTTGAACATCGCGCCATTGCAGGGCGGCCGATTTGCCATCGAGTTTTATCAGGAAGGATTATTGCGGCCATTGTCGGCAGCGGAGTTGTCGGACGGGACGTTGCGTTACCTGTTGCTGGTCGCGGCGCTGCTGACGCCCCGGCCACCGTCCATGATGGTGCTCAACGAACCGGAAACCAGTCTGCACCCGGACCTCTTGCCGGCATTGGCGCGGTTGATTATCCGCGCCTCCGGGCAGTGTCAGGTGTGGGTGGTGTCCCATGCGCGGCGGTTGATTTCGACGTTGCAGGAAGACCCGGAGTGCAACTGCATCGTGCTCGAGAAAACGCTGGGCCAGACCGGGATTGTCGGCCAGCGAATGCTGGATGAACCGGCGTGGTATTGGCCGGATTGA
- a CDS encoding efflux RND transporter periplasmic adaptor subunit gives MAGTGLKVMVGLSLFALLTACGDKKPVEKDLPRVFVQAVKPADYAASVTLTGDVQARVQTELSFRVGGKIIQRMVDVGDRVSAKQVLAKLDPKDLQTNVDSAQAQVVAEQARVKQTAAAFVRQQKLLPKGYTSQSEYDSAQAALRSSQSALTAAQAQLANAREQLGYTALIAEAPGVITARQAEVGQVVQATVPIFSLARDGERDAVFNVYESLLSEPSSNKSIVVSLLDNPAIKTTGTVREVTPAVSAQTGTVQVKVTLNGLPDGMQLGSVVSATAKAPGKSAVELPWSALTKNLSDPAVWLVDANGKAQLHTVTVGRYLTGHVIISGGLDGGEKVIIAGGQLLHPGMKVEIAENTYKDLAPGAQP, from the coding sequence ATGGCGGGTACCGGATTGAAAGTAATGGTGGGCCTCAGCCTCTTTGCGTTGTTGACGGCCTGTGGCGATAAGAAACCGGTCGAGAAGGACCTGCCACGGGTATTTGTGCAGGCGGTCAAACCAGCGGATTACGCGGCCTCGGTGACCCTCACCGGTGACGTTCAGGCACGGGTACAGACCGAACTGTCGTTCCGCGTCGGCGGCAAGATCATCCAGCGCATGGTCGATGTCGGCGACCGCGTGTCAGCCAAACAAGTCCTGGCCAAACTTGACCCCAAGGACCTGCAAACCAACGTCGATTCGGCCCAGGCCCAAGTCGTCGCTGAACAGGCCCGGGTCAAACAGACGGCGGCGGCTTTTGTTCGCCAGCAAAAACTCCTGCCCAAGGGCTACACCAGCCAAAGCGAATACGACTCGGCCCAGGCCGCGTTACGCAGCAGTCAGAGCGCGCTGACCGCGGCGCAGGCGCAATTGGCCAACGCTCGCGAACAACTGGGCTACACCGCGCTGATCGCTGAAGCGCCGGGGGTGATTACCGCGCGTCAGGCCGAAGTAGGGCAAGTGGTGCAGGCTACGGTGCCAATTTTCAGTCTGGCCCGGGACGGTGAGCGCGATGCGGTGTTCAACGTCTACGAATCGCTGCTGTCCGAACCCTCTTCAAACAAGTCGATTGTGGTCAGCCTGCTCGACAATCCGGCGATCAAGACCACCGGCACCGTGCGTGAAGTTACTCCGGCGGTTTCGGCTCAGACCGGAACCGTGCAAGTCAAAGTCACCCTCAACGGTTTACCTGACGGTATGCAACTCGGTTCGGTGGTCAGCGCGACGGCCAAGGCACCCGGTAAGTCTGCCGTAGAGCTGCCGTGGTCAGCGTTGACCAAAAACCTTAGCGACCCGGCCGTGTGGCTGGTGGACGCTAACGGCAAAGCGCAATTGCATACCGTCACCGTCGGCCGTTACCTGACCGGCCATGTGATCATCAGCGGCGGTCTGGACGGTGGTGAAAAAGTCATCATCGCCGGTGGCCAGTTGCTGCACCCCGGAATGAAAGTCGAGATCGCCGAAAACACCTACAAAGATTTGGCACCGGGAGCCCAGCCATGA
- a CDS encoding efflux RND transporter periplasmic adaptor subunit, whose protein sequence is MKRLMLLAGGLLLIACSKKEPPPEPVRPVLSVEVKALDQEDLGRFAGNIQARYESNLGFRVPGRIASRNVDVGAEVETGALLATLDPTDQQNQLRSAQGDLARIQAQFINAQASARRQQQLFDRGVGAQAQLDIAQTNLKTTQASLDQAKASVNQAKDQLNYVELRTDHKAIVTAWKAEAGQVVTAGQQVVTLAQPDIKEAVIDLPDTLVDRLPADVVFLVAAQLDPSITSTAIVREIEPQAQSATRTRRARLTLADTPQGLRLGTAISVTLSSAITPRIELPLSTLQEVDGKTRIWVIDPQSQTVAPRDVSLISRTDSTVVLASGVKSGERVVSAGVNSLKPGQKVKIDEGSPR, encoded by the coding sequence ATGAAGCGCCTGATGCTTTTAGCCGGCGGCCTGCTGTTGATCGCCTGCTCTAAAAAAGAACCACCACCGGAACCGGTGCGACCGGTGTTGTCGGTCGAGGTCAAGGCCCTCGACCAGGAGGACCTCGGTCGCTTTGCCGGTAACATCCAGGCGCGCTACGAAAGCAACCTCGGCTTCCGGGTGCCGGGTCGCATCGCCAGTCGAAACGTAGATGTCGGCGCCGAAGTCGAGACGGGTGCGCTGCTCGCCACCCTTGACCCCACCGACCAGCAAAACCAATTGCGTTCGGCCCAAGGCGATCTGGCGCGGATTCAGGCGCAGTTCATCAACGCCCAGGCCAGCGCCCGACGCCAGCAGCAGTTGTTTGATCGCGGGGTCGGCGCCCAGGCGCAACTGGACATCGCTCAGACCAACCTGAAAACCACTCAGGCTTCGCTGGATCAGGCCAAGGCGTCGGTCAATCAGGCCAAGGATCAGCTCAATTACGTCGAGTTACGCACCGATCACAAAGCCATCGTCACCGCCTGGAAAGCCGAGGCCGGGCAAGTGGTTACCGCTGGCCAGCAAGTGGTGACCCTGGCGCAACCGGACATCAAGGAAGCGGTGATCGACCTGCCCGACACGCTGGTCGATCGACTGCCGGCGGATGTGGTGTTTCTGGTCGCTGCGCAGCTGGACCCGAGCATCACCAGCACCGCCATCGTGCGTGAAATCGAACCCCAGGCGCAGAGCGCGACACGCACCCGTCGTGCCCGCCTGACCCTGGCCGATACACCGCAGGGTTTGCGTTTGGGCACGGCGATCAGCGTGACCCTCAGTTCGGCGATCACACCGCGAATCGAACTGCCGCTCAGCACCCTGCAAGAAGTCGACGGCAAAACCCGCATCTGGGTGATCGATCCACAGAGCCAGACCGTTGCCCCGCGTGACGTCAGCCTGATCAGCCGCACAGACTCGACGGTGGTGTTGGCCAGTGGCGTGAAGTCGGGTGAGCGTGTGGTCAGTGCCGGTGTAAACAGCCTGAAACCTGGGCAAAAAGTGAAAATTGATGAGGGCAGCCCGCGATGA